A genome region from Deltaproteobacteria bacterium includes the following:
- a CDS encoding HAD family hydrolase gives MRRCYTIPRCMRASSYDLEREFGALMGDVAREIEVSRRRRVFCNRNLRMDQIELIGFDMDYTLALYHQPRLEQLSIDLTLQKMIANRGYPEEVRALHYDPHLAIRGLVVDRKLGNIFKMDRHCHVGRVYHGKRRLSKAERIEHYRNQRIRLHLPRYVWIDTLFALPEAAMYMTLVDHFDATGRQVDYDQLFQDIRDSIDEAHRDDTLKSIIKRDVGAYIEDDPKLAETLHKLRSAGKRLFVLTNSLYDYTDAVMSYLLDGKRHAYPSWRNYFDYIITGGMKPRFFAERVPFEEVDLATGEVIAGRPVTRLLRGHAYCGGNIYDFEDMTGVRGERVLYVGDHIYGDILRLKKAHVWRTAMVVQELDAEIEVSERLDQQLKDLELLDRRRRNLNAEIDYESAYLKSLTRLSEECAAAGRDELRRRVDEARAHSRVMLDKLRARLRMIVEEVDALEESIDRAYNPHWGAVFREGNENSRFGEQVSDYADLYTSRVSNFLYYSPLRYFRAPRQKMPHEV, from the coding sequence ATGCGGCGCTGCTATACAATCCCGCGCTGCATGCGCGCATCTAGCTACGACCTCGAGCGTGAGTTCGGGGCCCTCATGGGAGACGTCGCCCGGGAGATCGAGGTATCTCGGCGCCGGCGCGTCTTCTGCAACCGGAACCTGCGGATGGACCAGATCGAGCTGATCGGCTTCGACATGGATTACACGCTTGCGCTGTACCATCAGCCGCGGCTCGAGCAGCTGTCGATCGACCTCACCTTGCAAAAGATGATCGCCAATCGCGGTTACCCGGAGGAGGTGCGCGCGCTGCACTACGATCCGCACCTCGCGATCCGCGGACTCGTGGTGGACCGCAAGCTGGGCAACATCTTCAAGATGGATCGCCATTGCCACGTGGGCCGCGTGTATCACGGTAAGCGGCGGCTATCGAAGGCAGAGCGGATCGAGCACTATCGCAACCAGCGCATCCGCTTGCACCTGCCGCGTTACGTGTGGATCGACACGCTGTTCGCGCTGCCGGAGGCAGCGATGTACATGACGCTCGTCGACCACTTCGACGCGACCGGCAGGCAGGTCGACTACGACCAGCTGTTCCAGGACATCCGCGACAGCATCGACGAGGCCCACCGCGACGACACGCTCAAGAGCATCATCAAGCGCGACGTCGGCGCGTACATCGAGGACGATCCGAAACTGGCCGAGACGTTGCACAAGCTGCGCAGCGCTGGCAAGCGGCTGTTCGTGTTGACCAACTCGCTGTACGACTACACGGACGCGGTGATGTCGTACCTGCTCGACGGTAAGCGCCACGCCTATCCGAGCTGGCGCAACTACTTCGACTACATCATCACCGGCGGAATGAAACCGCGGTTTTTTGCCGAGCGAGTGCCGTTTGAAGAGGTCGATCTCGCGACCGGTGAGGTGATCGCGGGCCGTCCGGTGACGCGACTTCTTCGCGGGCACGCCTACTGTGGCGGCAACATCTACGACTTCGAGGACATGACCGGTGTGCGCGGCGAGCGGGTCCTGTACGTCGGCGACCACATCTATGGCGACATTCTGCGGCTCAAGAAGGCGCACGTGTGGCGCACGGCGATGGTCGTGCAGGAGCTGGACGCCGAGATCGAGGTGTCCGAGCGGCTCGACCAGCAGCTCAAGGATCTCGAGCTGCTCGACCGCCGGCGCCGCAACCTCAACGCCGAGATCGACTACGAGAGCGCGTACCTCAAGTCGCTCACGCGCCTGAGCGAGGAGTGCGCGGCGGCCGGCCGCGACGAGCTGCGCCGGCGCGTCGACGAGGCGCGCGCGCACTCGCGGGTGATGCTCGACAAGCTGCGCGCGCGGCTGCGGATGATCGTCGAGGAGGTCGACGCGCTCGAGGAGTCGATCGATCGCGCGTACAATCCGCACTGGGGCGCCGTGTTCCGCGAGGGAAACGAGAACAGCCGATTCGGCGAGCAGGTGTCCGACTACGCCGACCTGTATACCTCGCGCGTGTCGAATTTCTTGTACTACTCGCCGCTGCGCTACTTCCGCGCGCCGCGGCAGAAGATGCCGCACGAGGTATGA
- a CDS encoding alpha/beta fold hydrolase yields MVGDVVRRGGPGVRVSDLPDRIARAVRLAREPWHDAGMSTTSRTIERDGARIAYDVAGQGPAVVLGHSLLCGRWMWRDIAPALATSHTVINIEVRGHGESTAPRPFSFADLVADWAAILDREGIDRAALVGLSMGGMTAMRFALAFPDRVAKLALLDSNADRERLAKRAQYGVLVWLYRRLGMRRPLADRVAPIMLGATTLRERPELVRDLIDQVARHDREPLIRAIRCVVDRADEPPIERIGAPALILVGEEDRATPPALSEKMHRRMPGSKLVRIPGAGHLSAFERPDAVLAHLAPFLAA; encoded by the coding sequence ATGGTCGGCGACGTTGTACGTCGAGGTGGCCCCGGGGTTCGAGTTTCCGATCTACCTGATCGAATAGCGCGGGCGGTGCGGCTGGCGCGGGAACCGTGGCACGATGCGGGCATGTCGACGACGAGCCGGACGATCGAACGGGACGGCGCTCGCATCGCCTACGACGTGGCGGGGCAGGGGCCGGCGGTGGTGCTCGGCCACAGCCTGCTGTGCGGCCGGTGGATGTGGCGTGACATTGCGCCGGCGCTGGCGACCTCGCACACGGTGATCAACATCGAGGTGCGCGGCCATGGCGAGTCGACGGCGCCGCGGCCGTTTTCGTTTGCCGATCTCGTCGCGGACTGGGCTGCGATTCTCGATCGAGAGGGGATCGATCGAGCCGCGCTCGTCGGGTTGTCGATGGGCGGTATGACCGCCATGCGGTTCGCCCTCGCGTTTCCCGACCGCGTCGCCAAGCTGGCGCTGCTCGACAGCAACGCCGACCGCGAGCGGCTCGCGAAGCGCGCGCAGTACGGAGTGCTCGTGTGGCTGTACCGCCGACTGGGCATGCGCCGGCCGTTGGCCGATCGGGTCGCGCCGATCATGCTCGGCGCCACGACGCTTCGCGAACGCCCGGAACTCGTGCGCGATCTCATCGACCAGGTCGCACGGCACGACCGGGAGCCGCTCATCCGCGCGATTCGCTGCGTGGTCGATCGGGCCGACGAGCCGCCGATCGAGCGGATCGGCGCGCCGGCGCTGATCCTGGTCGGCGAGGAGGATCGCGCGACGCCGCCGGCGCTGTCGGAGAAGATGCATCGGCGGATGCCGGGATCGAAACTGGTACGCATCCCGGGGGCCGGTCACCTGTCGGCGTTCGAGCGGCCCGACGCGGTGTTGGCCCACCTCGCGCCGTTTCTCGCCGCGTGA
- the murJ gene encoding murein biosynthesis integral membrane protein MurJ → MTGERRFARAAGLISSATMLSRVLGLVREQLFAALMGATMFADAFVVAFRIPNLLRDLFAEGALSSAFVPTFKAELNQHGPDAAYALANRVAGTLVVIVGALVLTGAVFAPHIVDAIAPGFAVEPAKRDLTIELTRIMLPFLALVSAAAVAMGMLNAQDRFAAPALAPAMFNTATIAVGAALYATGVTGRGVAVGWSIGTLAGGFAQLGVQLPPLWRLGFRPRPAADLALRDPGVRRVARLMAPAVVGLAAVQVNIFVNTLFATSESGAAAWLNYAFRFLQLPIGVFGVAIATVATTRFADAAADRRRDDMADQLRQGLELVAFLTVPATVGLVLLGEPIIQLIYERGAFSPHDTAAVAAALHMYAIGLVAYAAVKVVAPAFYAVDRARVPMAASITAVAVNIALNVTLHPHFGYRALAFGTAAAAIVNFGILYAAFGRAVARAPHARLLAHLVRVGAAAAAMGAAVWACHAALVDAVGTETLAARATRTLAPIAVGVAAYATACWVLRIPQLGHFARRLRRR, encoded by the coding sequence CTCCTGCGCGATTTGTTCGCCGAAGGCGCCCTGTCGTCCGCGTTCGTGCCGACGTTCAAGGCGGAGTTGAACCAGCACGGCCCGGACGCGGCCTACGCGCTGGCCAATCGCGTCGCCGGCACGCTGGTCGTGATCGTCGGCGCACTCGTGCTCACCGGCGCGGTGTTCGCGCCGCACATCGTCGACGCGATCGCACCCGGATTCGCGGTCGAGCCGGCCAAGCGCGACCTGACGATCGAACTCACGCGCATCATGCTGCCGTTTCTGGCGCTCGTGTCGGCCGCCGCGGTCGCAATGGGCATGCTCAACGCGCAGGACCGGTTCGCCGCGCCCGCGCTCGCGCCGGCGATGTTCAACACCGCGACGATCGCGGTCGGCGCCGCGCTGTACGCGACCGGTGTCACGGGCCGCGGCGTCGCGGTCGGCTGGTCGATCGGCACGCTCGCCGGCGGCTTCGCCCAACTCGGCGTGCAGCTGCCGCCGCTTTGGCGGCTCGGGTTCCGGCCGCGCCCCGCCGCCGACCTCGCGCTGCGCGATCCGGGCGTGCGCCGGGTCGCGCGGCTGATGGCGCCGGCGGTCGTCGGCCTGGCCGCCGTGCAGGTCAACATTTTCGTCAATACGTTGTTCGCGACGTCCGAGAGTGGCGCCGCCGCGTGGCTCAACTACGCGTTCCGCTTCTTGCAGCTGCCCATCGGCGTGTTCGGCGTCGCGATCGCCACGGTCGCCACGACGCGGTTTGCCGACGCGGCGGCCGACCGGCGGCGCGACGACATGGCGGACCAACTCCGCCAGGGGCTGGAACTCGTCGCGTTCCTGACCGTACCGGCGACCGTCGGGCTCGTCCTGCTCGGCGAGCCGATCATCCAGCTCATCTACGAGCGCGGCGCGTTTTCGCCGCACGACACCGCCGCGGTCGCCGCCGCGCTCCACATGTACGCGATCGGCCTCGTCGCGTACGCGGCCGTCAAGGTCGTCGCGCCCGCGTTCTATGCCGTAGATCGCGCGCGCGTGCCGATGGCGGCGTCGATCACCGCCGTCGCGGTCAACATTGCGCTGAACGTGACCCTGCACCCGCACTTCGGCTACCGGGCGCTCGCGTTCGGCACCGCGGCGGCCGCGATCGTCAATTTCGGCATCCTGTACGCGGCGTTCGGCCGCGCGGTGGCGCGCGCGCCGCACGCCCGCCTGCTCGCGCACCTGGTCCGCGTCGGCGCGGCGGCCGCGGCGATGGGCGCCGCCGTGTGGGCGTGCCATGCCGCGCTCGTCGACGCGGTCGGGACCGAGACGCTCGCCGCGCGCGCGACCCGCACACTCGCTCCGATCGCCGTCGGCGTCGCGGCGTACGCGACCGCGTGCTGGGTGCTGCGCATCCCGCAGTTGGGCCACTTCGCGCGCCGATTGCGCCGCCGCTGA